The nucleotide sequence TTAGAAGGTATGTGAATGACCTTCATATATCCATAATACTAACAAACAAAGGATATTGCAATGGAAAATTATGATGATTACTTACTTATCCTTAGAAAGGATCAATACGACGATATTATGCAAAACCTAAACTCTATTGATACCGACCTAACCAAAGCAAACACGACCTCAGAGTCGCTTTTGAAAGATATAACAAATAAAAGGAGGTTAAAAAACATACACACCACCTTCAAGAACACTTATCTCATCAATAAAAGCCTATTGAGCAAGCGAATCTTGAAGCAAATCGAACAATAAAAACAGTATCCCAACAATTTAGGAGAAGTGTATGAATCTATCATTTATTAAACTCGATATTAACATACTCAATGACACCAAGATCAAAGTCATTCGAAAGATGCCTGACGGTGACAATATGTTTGTCCTATGGGTAGGAATACTCTGTCTAGGCATGAAAAGCGGTCGCCCAGGAGTACTGGAAATCGGTGAAAACATTCCCTTCACCGATGAAATCCTGAGTGATGAGCTGGACATTCCCCTCAACACGGTAAAGCTAGGATTAGAAATGTTCGAACGATTACGAATGGTGGAAAAAGTCGAAGAGGGAACCTATTTAATTTCTAACTTTGAGAAACACCAGGAACTTGAGAAAATCGAGAATATGAGGGAAAAGGAACGTCAAAGAAAGGCGAAATACAGAGAAAAATTAGCCCTTGGATTGTCTTCAAATCAGGATGTCCCACGGGACAAGACAGGGACAGAACAGGGACAGGACGAGGACGTCCCCATGCCGTCCCCCGAATGTCCCGCTACAGATAAGAATAAGAATAAGACAAAGAATAAGAACAAGAGTATATACACAGGGACAGACCTGGAAGAAATCATCCAATTCGCTAAGGACCAAGATTTCAAACCTGACTTTCGTAAGCTACTCCCTCACATATCAGCCTATCGTTTGGGAACAGTACTTGAGGAAATGAGTTTCTATTCTAAATCAGAAGTGAAGGAAGCCATTACCAACTATATCCAGATCATGAATGATCAGGATAACTACAAATTAGGATTCCGCTACCAGGACCTTCTCAGCTTCTTGGAAAAGGGGATTAATCTATTCATCAACGATTCAGATCCTTTCACCGTTTACCGTAAGAATCGCGAACTACACCCCAGAGAAAGCCCTCAGGATTCATACCAGGATAATTTTTGGGAGGAGGTAGAAAACCATGACAGATCGTGATTTTGTGGAAGGACTAAGACAGCGGTTCAACAAACTAACACCTGTTGATGCTAGGGATATTCTTGACGGTGTAAGACGATTTACAGACTCAGGAAGGAGTAAGTTATTTAGAATCTTCATTGACAGCTATGATTCATCCTTTCCCCCAAAATGGGGAATGATCAACA is from Spirochaeta cellobiosiphila DSM 17781 and encodes:
- a CDS encoding phage replisome organizer N-terminal domain-containing protein, whose amino-acid sequence is MNLSFIKLDINILNDTKIKVIRKMPDGDNMFVLWVGILCLGMKSGRPGVLEIGENIPFTDEILSDELDIPLNTVKLGLEMFERLRMVEKVEEGTYLISNFEKHQELEKIENMREKERQRKAKYREKLALGLSSNQDVPRDKTGTEQGQDEDVPMPSPECPATDKNKNKTKNKNKSIYTGTDLEEIIQFAKDQDFKPDFRKLLPHISAYRLGTVLEEMSFYSKSEVKEAITNYIQIMNDQDNYKLGFRYQDLLSFLEKGINLFINDSDPFTVYRKNRELHPRESPQDSYQDNFWEEVENHDRS